The following coding sequences lie in one Apium graveolens cultivar Ventura chromosome 3, ASM990537v1, whole genome shotgun sequence genomic window:
- the LOC141711144 gene encoding uncharacterized protein LOC141711144 — protein MPKYMPKATPMETNKVKDGGVGLRYPMLAKSNCAAWSLKMTVNMQAHGVWEAIEPKDPKSAVEERTYKLALAVIYQGKPEDILLSLAEKKTAKEAWDTIKTMCLGADRVKKASVHTLKAKFESMSMKDTEPVDEFCMKLNSLVTNIRALGEEVEESYVVKKLLRAIPTKFLQIASKIEQFGNVEEMSIEETVGSLKAHEERLKGQSEGNNSQLLLT, from the coding sequence ATGCCCAAATATATGCCTAAGGCTACACCAATGGAAACGAATAAGGTGAAAGATGGCGGAGTAGGTCTGAGGTATCCAATGTTGGCTAAAAGCAATTGCGCAGCGTGGTCCTTAAAGATGACGGTGAATATGCAAGCTCACGGAGTGTGGGAAGCAATCGAACCAAAGGATCCTAAGTCAGCGGTGGAGGAGAGAACATACAAGTTAGCTTTGGCAGTGATTTACCAAGGTAAACCTGAAGATATTTTGCTGTCATTGGCGGAGAAAAAGACAGCTAAGGAGGCCTGGGACACCATAAAGACTATGTGTCTTGGTGCAGATAGAGTCAAGAAAGCAAGCGTGCATACTCTGAAAGCAAAATTTGAATCTATGAGTATGAAAGATACAGAACCAGTCGATGAATTCTGTATGAAATTAAACAGCTTAGTGACAAACATAAGAGCGCTTGGAGAGGAGGTTGAGGAGAGCTACGTGGTAAAGAAACTACTTCGTGCCATTCCAACAAAATTTCTACAAATTGCATCAAAGATCGAGCAATTTGGAAATGTAGAAGAAATGTCCATAGAAGAAACTGTGGGTTCGTTGAAGGCGCATGAAGAAAGATTAAAGGGACAATCTGAAGGCAATAACAGTCAACTTCTTCTTACATAG